The Malaclemys terrapin pileata isolate rMalTer1 chromosome 2, rMalTer1.hap1, whole genome shotgun sequence nucleotide sequence CACAACCTTTCTCCCGGGAGCATCCAGTGGGGCTTCACTGGTTCCCTCTTAACTGATGAGCAGGCTGAAGCAATGTCAACTAGACCCCTTTGACAGCTCCTCCCCAGCGTTACACAAACTGTGGGTAGTTTCTTTCCCCTTCAACGTCCAAAACTCCTGGCCCAATTGCAGAACTCTGCAAACCCACATTCCATAGATGGGCACCCCCTTTTTATGTGTCCTTGTCACCCATACTGATAATAGATGATACCCTGACAGCCAGCTGGAGTCATCCTAGGTTCTGCCCTCTTCTTCTCTGCCACCTTTCCAGCCCACCCAATCTCGGATGGCCACCTTAACCACATCATAATCCTGTGCCTGCTTGTCATTTAGAGCCAGGTTGGTCACCTGAGCGTCCCATGTCAAACAGGGTGTAGCCATAGGGCCCAGGTTCCCTTCTCCCAATCTGTGCTCATAGCTACTCTTTCAAAAGTGACCAAACATTGTTATGCAGACAAAACTACACAAGATCGTTTCAGGGGGcaagacaaagatgccacatttattatgataacacaaTTTATTACCAATAACTGATACCTAATacctacatacatacacatatttcccccccccccgacacacacacacacatccatcagatgttctgcagctgctgtacAGTTACCAGTCCTGAACATAACTTGAGTCCGTGGCTTgattttgcagcttgggttcgtagcttgtgccggctaactggccaggaaagccgggcacaaggaagggctgcgtctctgttgggcatgcaccaatgcccttccatgttggcagcagaatgttaccctccaaagtcttccatctaacccatcctttttgtaggctttagtttgaatccagactcTATAGGTCtttctgtgtcacgctgcctctgggttcggtgtgattgatcacccgtcaatagCAGACGTGACTTTCAGCCttggacctggctttgatcttcctccTATTGTATCTTTGTTCTTTTCTCTTTAGGGTGAActtttcttactttgttagggctgttgtctgcatcttcagccgttggtgtttgaactttatttcatcaggacaggctggcgctggaggttgattccatcatccatacatacctcattcacacatctaaccTAAACTAATAAGGCTACAGCAGggttttgcaaaaatgaaggttgcagcaagcccttacaaaatggagtaagcgttttaaaatggagtttgaattacaatatggcaaagtGAACAGAAGTAGACAAGTGTAAtgaatggcaaacagtgaacagaagttacaatactgaaacagtgcaagtctcagtgatttaagcaggaattggattgatagtgaaacttacaaaggcagctggctgaacagctatggctcttaacaagcatcttaattgtcaattagccagttattggggtaaccggtttcatgaatgaatgttgtttcattcataaaactttacttatgaagttacattaataaagtgaacaattaaaaacaatttcattcatcaacATGCATTGGAGTCATCTGCAGGCTCATCTTACAGAGGTCTAGCACCTCTGCCCAGCTGCTGTTCCCTGCCACAGGATTCATCACACCTGGGAGTAGCTGCTGCTGTATATCAGCTTGCAGTGACCAGGGCTGGTTCTCAGCATTCTGTCCCACACCCAAGTTCAAGGTCACTCAAACCTGATCCTCAACGGTGATCCTCACCGCTGGGCCTGACAGGTGCTCAGCTAATCTGACAATCAGGCCCTAATAGTCTTCCTGAGTTTAGCTCCCTGAAATTGTCACCCTAAGGGCAGGAATTCTAGAGCGCTCCCACATAAATGGAAAATGACCCCTCCATAGGTGAGGTCCTTAACATTCGATCTACCCTGACATTATAGTGCACATCTCTTGACACTCGGACCTCGATTCTCTGGTCCAGTAGGCCCACTTTGTGCAGTGTGGTACAAAATGGCACTAAAATGACCAGCGAGAGAGCTGGTGGAGCTTCCCCCCAACTCTTCAAGTGGTTGGAAAACTGTCAGAGGAGAGTCTGCTGCCCTCTTCATCAACTgtgtttccccttcccctcccattcttaTATAAGGGCACGAAAACAGCAGTTGGTTTGACTGCAGGGGACATGATGGAGCAGAGCCTCTATTACTCCTGAGCCGCCACAGATGTAACTTACACCAGTGGCAGAAGTTAGAGTTGGCCCCCTGCTGTTCTAATGTTTAAGGGGGTCAGTTGGCCAAGCATCAGGGAGCTGCAACACATTCCCTgaagctgccactctccagtACGAGCATAACACAGTGTAGAATCGAGGCCtttacctttatttttatttaccaaGATGATACGTTGCTGCTCTGTAGTCAGATTGGGACTAGATGCATGAGGCAACTTCAGGAGACTTTGGAAATTCGGACTCGGGTTTGTTTGTATTGACCCTCCTTGATGACTGGGTCATCTGGgggattacattaaaataaacaagCTAGATAGGTCAAATTTGCCTTAAATTAGGCATTTACATCAATATTTaggtatatttaaataaaaatgaccaGGTTTGCAGTGCTGCTAAGCAGTGacaactctcactgatttcaagaaCATTAGCAATGCTCATCTCTTCTGAAAAATGGCTACttttatttagatacctaaatacaaACATAGGTTTGGGCACTGACAtgtgaaaattttggccatgcatgttttaaaaaaaatgcttgacAAGACTTGGCAACTGCAGACTCAGTGTTTGTTTCTGCCTATATGAGAGAGAGCGATTGAGTTCAAATTAACATCTTCACTCTATAGAAACTCCTCCACACGTGCTATAGAAGAAAAGATAATTACATCCAGAGTTCAGAGCTTGtaatttacaaaatatatttgtcAAGTTAACTGTTCATCTCTAGTAAATTAGAAAGCCGCATATTATAGCATGGCACTAGCAAGGCTGAAGTCCTGGGGAAAAATAGTCGTCACCTACTAGAAAAAAAttcagatgcttttttttttttcttcccactcaTAATTTGAAATAGACTTTGTGTGAAATCTCAGGCTGGATGTGTGAAGTCCTCAGTGAGCACAGCTGTCTCTACcctttctgaaaaaaaataataatttagaaaCAAGGAAATGATAAACAATAGGGCGCTTGGCGTGTTCACTACCTCCGTTTTATTGCTGCTTTAATTATGCACCATTAAATAACCCTGGCTCCTTAACCCCCTGGACAGGATGCACAGTGACTGGGAATTCTCCTGAGTACCATTCATTCAGGCTGAGCGCTGGGGACAGGATTTGGGCCTCAGTGCAATTTTCTAGATAACCAGAATCTCGAAATTCTTCTGCTCACTAACATACTATTTGGTGTTCCACTTCTCATGGAAACACACCATGTCCCTGACACACCACCCAGTCACAAATACAGTGTCTCCCCAATGCTAGCCTGTCTCCCTCGCAGCATCACTGGTAAAACTGAGTAGGAAACCCCATGAGACGTTCTCTCATGGGCTTCTCAATATTTCCTCTTTTCATTTTCATGGAAATGGAAGTGCtttatttgtaatgaaagaggagctggggctcaagtaatttttttttcctttcataaaTGACGCGACAATCCCAGAGGTGTGGGGGCTATGAGGTGCCAGGACACAGCCCTGGCAGGCCtggtacaaattaagcattggGGAACAGCCTCTCTCATGGGATTTTGGCAATAATAACTGAAAGTGCAGATGCTcacaaaaaataaatctaatgAAACCCAAAAGCTAgccaaatattttcaaacctcaAAAAAGCTTTAATTTGGTTTAGGCATCATATGAGGGCGTGTGACCAAAGTCCCagggggagccagctgaggtcactcaatcagggtgaactgcaaagaatggggcagacaatccccaaagctggtggatattctaatacttagatttaccaagtcaGCACTAAACAGCTTCTAAAATACCTCACTGGCTActcagaagccaacaacacagttcccttaaagcaacccagcctcaggcctccacctagTTACCCAAGTTAGATAAGATGAagattaatgaaaatcttatttctagggctgtcaagcaatttaaaaagttaatggtGATTAATCGCCTTGTTAACCattaatggaataccatttatttgaatattttggatgttttctacatttcaaatatattgatttcaattacaacacagaatacaaagtgtacattgctcactttatatttattttttattacaaatatttgcactgtaaaaaacaaaagatagtatttttcaattcacctcatacatgaaagttgaacttacaaatgtagaattatgtacaaaaagtaactgcattgaaaaataaaaatgtaaaactttagagcctacaagtccaatcagtcctacttcagccaatcactcagacaaacaaacttggttacaatttgcaggcgataatgctgcccgcttcttgttcacgtcacctgaaagtgagaacatgtgtttgcatggcactgttgtagctggcatcacaagatatttatgtgccagatgcactaaagattcatatgttccttcatcttcaaccaccattccataggacatgcgtccatgctgaggatgggttctgcttgataacaatccaaagcagagtggaccgacgtatgttcattttcaacatctgagtcagatgccacaagcagaaggttgattttcttttttggtgatcaGGTTCTgaagtttccacatctgagtgttgctcttttaagacttctgaaagcatactccatgcctcatccctctcagattttagaaggcacttcagattcttaaaccttgggtcgagtgctctAGCTATTTTTAGATATCTcgcattggtatcttctttgtgttttagcatatctgctgtgaaagtgttcttaaaacaaacataggCTGGgccatcatccaagactgctataacatgaaatgtatgtcagaatgcaggtaaaacagagccgaaggcatacagttctcccccaaggagttgtgtcacaaatttaattaacacattgttttttttaacaaacatcatcagcatggaagcatatcctctggaatggtagcccaAGCATGAATgggcagtggtttgagcattggcctgctaaacccagggttgtgagttcaatccttgagggggccgtttaaggatttggggcaaaaatctgtctggggattggtcctgctttgagccgggggttggactagatgacctcctgaagtctcgtccaaccctgatattctatgattctatgaatgtttagcatatctggcatgtaaatacctcatgccagctacaaaagtgccatgcaaacatctgttctcactttcaggtgacattgtaaataagaagcagacagcagcatctcctgtaaatgtaaacaaacttgtttgtctgagtgattggctgaacaagaagtaggactgagtggacttgtaggctctaaaattttaattgttttgtttttcaatgcagtttttttgtatataattctacatttgtaagttcaattttcatgataaagagattgcactacagtacttgtatgaggtgaattgaaaaatactatatattttatcatttttacagtttaaatatttgtaataaaaataatacaaagtgagcactgtacactttgtattctgagttgtaatagaaatcaatatatttgaaaatgtagaaaaacatccaaaaatatttaataaatttcaattggtattctattatttaacagtacaattaatcgcaattaattttttaaatcgcaattaatttttttttagttaatcacgtgagttaactacgcttaattgacagccctacttatttCATCAcataaaaaagttctaccaatcccaaggatcagacacattatcTCCCAGGTTAATacatattccagatcttacccaaatacacgcttacagccaattcttattaactaaactaaaatttatttaaaaagaaaagagagagagtatggttaaaagatccaTATAcgtacagacatgagttcaatacttgaggttcagattcatagcagagatggtaagCTTTATAGTTGCAAAAAGCTCTTTTAGattttagtccataggttatagtccaatgtccaatattaTATTCAGGGTGGACCAGTCAGCACTGGGATCTCAATCTTGTGGCTTAAGCTTCCTCTGTGTTGAAGCATCAAggagatctgagatgacaggatcaggactCAAGGGTCTTTTTATGCAGTGTTCTAGCATCCACTTGACCATTCTGTCCTGGGCAAACAATAGGtttttgatgtaaccttctgcTTCCTAAACACCACCAataattagttacacaaattaacatagggcaatttatTCATTAGGCAGTAtatcacaaacttcaaagagacatatagacaatgatgTTATTTCACTCAAGATTTATCTAAATGTTCATATTCCCTTTCATCTCTGAATCCatagctatagtgacagacagaaaCTGTCTGTTTCCATGGCTAACATTTATGAGTACACATATACAATTAGTATCACCCCTAACTTTAACAATATAGGTttccatttcaaagttctagcctatctagCATCAAATGGCCTTAATGACCATTTCTAACATATCTCTACAGGCTGACTCTGGGTTAATtagcctgcaggatgcttaaccctttccgGCCATATGTTACACCCTTTATAGGATTTGTTGCAAGTATATAACTGTGGTAGAAATAATGATTTGcatgattatattttaattagataatgTCACAGGGCGAAGTGTTCCTTTACCTGAACAGGCTAGCCTGTCCTCAGAACCAAATTCTACCCCTTTAAGCCTGTGCaaccctgttgacttcagtggggttgtgtGGGGTATCAGGGCAGAATTGTGCCTAGATACTTACTAAAAAATAGGATTGTTGGATTGTATTAAATTCTGTGCTCTTAAACAGGTCAACTCATGATGAATAATTCAACTGAGTCCAATCTTCTCTCTACTTTTTATGATGATTATTATCCTGAGTTGGGCTCCGTCTGCAGCACAGAGAACATCAAGATCTTTGGATCAGtattttttccagtcctttactGTCTGGTGTTCATGTTCGGCTTGGTGGGAAACAGCTTGGTCATTTGCGTTCTGATACTTTGCAAGAAACTGACCAGCATGACTGATGTGTATTTGCTGAACCTCGCCATCGCTGACCTGCTTtttgttttctccctccccttcctggcTCATTATGCTTCAGACCAATGGACTTTTGGAAATGCAATGTGTAAAACAATATGTGGAGTTTACTACATTGGCTTCTACAGCAGCATATTCTTCATAACCCTCATGAGCATAGACAGGTACTTAGCCATCGTCCACGCTGTGTACGCTCGGAAAGTTCGAACAACCCTGCTCAGCATTGTTATAAGCCTCGCCATTTGGTCAGTGGCCATTTTAGCTTCAATACCAAATATCTTCTTTATCCAAGAACTTAATGAAGATGGCAGTGTGAAGTGTGCTCCTTATTACCAGGATAATAAGGCTACTTGGAAACTTTTCACCAATTCCAACGTCAATGTTTTGGGCCTCTTGATCCCACTTGGCACTCTCATTTTCTGCTACTCCCGCATCATGAAAAATCTGCAGAGATGCGTGAACCGAAACAAGTATAAAGCAATGAAGCTGGTTTtcgttgttgtagttgtgttttTCCTCTTCTGGACACCCTTCAACATTGCGCTTTTTCTGGACTCTTTGCGAAGCCTGCTCATCATAGATGACTGCGAGACGAGCAAAAGCCTAGACCTGTCCCTGCAGGTGACTGAAACCATCTCCTTCATCCACTGCTGCCTGAACCCAGTGATCTACGCTTTTGTGGGTGAAAAGTTCAAGAAATACCTTCATGAAATATTCAGAAAACATGCAAGATTCTTATTGATTTGCAAAGACCACAATGTCTTTCCGAGTCACTATAGTATCTCTTCTATGCGCACCCAGTCCTCGCGTTCTTCTGTTATTGACCCTGTCCTGTAAAatagaatgggccaaattcaaccaTTCAAGGATGCATTTGGTGTGATATAAGTATGAGTGACTTTGAAAGAAAATACTCCAGGCAGCTCAGTAAATACATTACTTCAAGTTGTAGTTGGGAGGACTTAGCTTTCAATTAAAGCTCTCTGTTACACTAGTAATGACTATGGTATAAAAGCTCAGACAATGTTATAATTTCAGTGTCCTTAATTGTATTAATTTGAGCTTCATATATATAATATGCTACCTTACAAGGAGAACCAGGCTGTtatcaatattattatttttaagcctaTACGTCACTCAAGTACTCAGGGACCTATGGACATGTATAAAGACATGTAACTATCAACCTAATTTATGAGCTTGGTTTTATAGTATAATTCCAATTATCCAAATTCCCTTTATCCAGAAATCCTAATTACCCAAATCTACAGTGTGTCCAGCCTTATGTTAGTTcatcacacacacaatttctcAATTAGCCTCTTTGCACATGTAAGCTCTAATCAACAGCTTTGTATTTTGTATAGCAGATctcaagaaagttatttttttactctttttaataaagtacaaagtattaagcTAACATCACCATTACTCCCTCTGTTCCCTGTATTTCTATAACAGTGATACTGCACCTCAAAATAGCACTTTCATTTATCCAAACACCTGGTTAGCCAAAAGATTGAGATGTTCCCCAAACCAAATGGGATTTAACAGTAATGTACGTTGTCactgatggtttaaaaaaaaagtttcctgctGTATACTGCTTTTTTTCTGGTTGAGTTTAATAGCCCCCATTCTTAAACATGTACAATAGAAATTGAGAATTACAAACAACAAGgttatgaactgactggtcaaccatatacctcatttggaaccagaagtgcaCAATAAGGCAGAAgaagagacaaaaataaataaataaaaagcaaatacagcacagtactgtattaaacgtaaactactacaAAAAGGAAAGTTCATAAAAAAAATTGGCAAGGGaaatgtttctgtgcttgtttcatttaaattaagatggttaatagcagaatttttcttctgcataataaagtttcaaagctgtcttaagtcaatgttcagttgtaatcttttgaaagaacaaccataatgttttattcAGCGTTCCGAgcacttcagagttacgaacaacctccattcccaaggtgtttgtaactctgaggttctactgtcttTGATAGTATATACTTGCTATAAACATTAGGGTAATGGAAGTATGCTTACTCCTGAGATTAATTACTTGTGAATAGTTTAATTTACATCATTGAGAAAACTTGTATGAGTAAAGGTTTCCAGAATTTGCTCTAAATGAGAAGGCAAGGAGGATTatagctaagggtatgtctacaaaacaaagaacacctcatggctgggactggggctcgcagagctcaggctgtggggctgtgtcATTGCTGAGTAGATTTCTGGGCTTGCAGTGGAGCCCGAGTTCAAGGACCATCCCATtccgcagggtcctagagcctgggctccggcctgagcctggaagtctatacggcaatgaaacagcccttcAACCGGAgctctgtgagcctgagtcagctagcacaggccagccgcaaGTGTCTATTGCTATGTGGCCATACCCTAAGGCTTTAAAGCCTTAAAGATGGTACATATGACTGGTAGAATCAGCATGTCAATGGCTTACTGAACATTCATCACACACTGTATATCAGTGATACTAAACCGTTAAAAAAGAATGggccattttatttctttttctgttttggttCATCTCTGTCATCTCCTCTACTGTCTTTCTATTCTTTCCTTTcccagtttattaaaaaaaatagattgtgTACTTTTAATGCCTTTCTATTCTTTCCTCATTTTTTGCTCCCCCATCCCAATAGATCAGAAGGCACCTCCGGTTGGTGGATATTAGTGGCTCTTTGGTTTACTAAAATCAGCGATACCTTGTACAGAAAACAAACCATGGATCAAATTTGTCTCTGAAATAACCCTCGGGCACTCGGGGTTACACAAAGATTAATTTGGTTTAATAATTCAAAATTAGAAgccatatttttcattttaaatatgctTGTATTTCTTTCTCCGTGACAGAAGAAAACAGAGTAGGGATGCAAACAGGAAACCATAGACAGATCATTGGAACAGTCAGTCTTGGGGAAAGACtcaaacattttaacatttgggTGTTTTCTTCAGCAACAAGTTATCTATTTTCTTCATAATTTGTTATGTGAATTgcacaaaatgcaaacagtgaataccaataaaataaatacagataATAATGTTTAAAAAGTAAAGTTTAATATGATaatacacaaaaagaagaacaggagtacttgtggcaccttagagactaacaaatttattagagcataagctttcgtggactacagcccacttcttcggatgcataaatttgttagtctctaaggtgccacaagtactcctgttcttctttttgcggatacagactaacacggctgttactctgaaacttatgatAATACACTACTCCTAtgtcccccccctttttaaaaaagattaagtGACCAAAATTGAGCACATTCCCTTATGATGAGAATATGACattatataatataatttatatattatTTCCATATTACATAATCTCAACTTCTTAATGCTAATATATTATGATATAAAACTTACTGAGGACTGTGCAGAATTCAGGAgcactagagccctgcaaatccacggatatccactttatatcggAGGATGCAATTGTATTGTCCACCATGTTTGCCGATCAGATGCTGATATAATGAGATTCCTGCGTGTACTTCAAAGAGACACAAAACCCCCCATTCCCAAAGAGACAAAAGTGTCACATCGACCAACTCACAGCAAAGTCCACCCCTCTCCCCGTAGAAAGAAAGACTAAatattccctccccacctcccgccCGGTATACAGAGAAAGGAGAGGTGATACAGATCAAGACAAGCAGCAAAATCCCCCATGCTCCTATCCCTGATCCCTGCTGTTTAAGCAGCCAAGCCTCTGGAAGGCTTCAGCACAGTAGGTCAGTGTGGCTTCCTGACTTACTTTGCAGAAGCAGCTACCTCCCCCTCCGACTGCCCATCGGGAGAGGTTTCCTAAATTGTTTGGCTGCTTTAACTGCACGGATAGGAGCATGGGGGATTTTGCTGCCTGTCTTGATCTGTATCACCTTCCCTTTCTCTGTATACAGAGGGGAGGCGGAACATAGGATCTTGAAAGCGGAGAAGCAGCTGTCTGCAGCTTATAGAAGAAGCAAGTCCCTgcaaaaattaagcactggctgcgTAGCTAGAGAGCACTCACCCTCACCTGCGCCCCTCACCCTGTATCCCTATCCTGTACCCCTTTCTTGCACCCACGTGGGGAAACTGACGTAGAGTCATGTGGGCACCTATCCTTGCTCCTtgctcccctgcctccagcccgcAGAGGGGGCATGGAAGATGACCTGCTAAGCCCAGATGTGCAAAAATTAAGCACCTTAGCCCTGAGATAGTATTTCCCTTGCATGCGTCCCCTGGCATGTGCAGGTACAGCTCTGCTCCAGTCGCAGGAACTTGCTTGGGGAATGGAGGGGAAGGGCTATGGTAGGGACACAAGCACCAGTGCCGTGTAAAACTCAAAGAGCTGTGGCAGGCAcagcagaaggcaagggaggcaagtAGTTGCTTTCTGGTGCACAGCTGCAGACATGTCACTTCTACAAGGAGGGGTCTGGGGTCAGCGTGGTGATGAatagcccctccccacccccattgcacTCCTCTTATAGCCTGGTGTTCATAACTCACAGAACAATACAGAAgggcagtgcaggatccatgctttctggCAGAGATggctgcaggggtgaaagtaacttaaaggacttaccctTACAGCCGAGTCCAGAGCGGGGGcctggcctcaaccggaagaggtggggGCTTTTCAAGATTTAAAAGCCCTGGGACTcccgctgtggctgggagccccagggcctttaaatcaccctggagctagCCGTgtcagaggcggctgggagccctggggttcaggggtgaattaaagggcctggggatctCTGTAGCAGAACACTGAGCCCATTAAATCCTTGCCCGAGCCAAGCtgccggggctccggcggcgctttaaagggcccggggctccccgcagcggcaggaGCACCTGGCCCTTTAATTCCCTGCCCgagcctggctgctggagctccggcggtgctttaaagggcctggggcttcccgcagcggctggagccctgggccctttaaatcactgctgcgGAAGCCGGTACAGTctggcacggcgtactggctcttgccagtacgccggactggaccggcttactttcacctctggatggCTGGCTCGCAGGTTATCCGGGGAAGTTGAAAATCAGCTGGAAACCTAGTAtgatgcccatggaatgatggaattgagaaacctgcatcctgtgatgctgaacctgcccccatgaggcattgcaaacccttcccaaaacaaCCTGCGGCTagctgcacagtgggatagctacccacggtgCACTGATTTGTgtcaatgcaagagctgctactGTGGATGCGCTGGCTCCGCCAACAGaaggagctagtgtggacatgcaacagcggtttaattacAGCAGTGGCTGTACGTCAAggtaacttaagtcaacttaactaTGTAGTATAGACATTGCCtttgtcaatgggagaagctctcccaccgacatagcaccGTCTATACACGGGCGTATGTCAgtgtaactatgtcactcagggggtgtgtggatttttcacacccctgagtgacatagttgtaccagtataggtctgtagtgtagaccagacctcagaaaTCATGGGTGTGACATGTTAGTTACCCTTTTATCCAAGGTGCAAAAATTCCTTGAAAATGTTTTTAGAAACCattcttatttttaatgttataaatGATCGTCTTCAGGTTCAGGCCAACGTGGTACATTCTGGCTTGGGCTAAAATTTTCTCAGCCATAATTTCTTCCTTCCACTGCAACATGTTTAGTTCATGCCTAGTACTACAATGCACGGCAGTAAATTGGAGCAAGTAAACATCAGTGCATTCACTCAGGCCGGGTCTACACTAgggagcttacagcagcacagctgtaccactgctcTAAGATTATTACTTGTGTAGCCACTCCATggcaatgggagagagctctcgcaTTGACATCATgaaaccacctccacgagcagTGGTACCTGgatcagtgggagaagctctcccgctgacagaGGCGGTGAGTTacatgggcctgtggtgcccgggctccagcaatattcagggccgggggcccagctccaccaatgtttggagccgggtctctcccctggccctgcctggagtgtccccggcctccacctgttGCTCCCCTGTGCGCCTCCCCTGGGCCTCAGAGTGTCCCTGGCTGATTAAAAGCGGGCGGCTTCCCTGTCGCTCCGCACTGCTCTCCTTTGCCTGTGCTGCCACCTACGGCTAGGGTACAGCACAAGAACAGGCCTAGGCACCTGGCTGCTACTGCactggaagaggggaaggaggtgc carries:
- the LOC128831858 gene encoding C-C chemokine receptor type 8-like, giving the protein MMNNSTESNLLSTFYDDYYPELGSVCSTENIKIFGSVFFPVLYCLVFMFGLVGNSLVICVLILCKKLTSMTDVYLLNLAIADLLFVFSLPFLAHYASDQWTFGNAMCKTICGVYYIGFYSSIFFITLMSIDRYLAIVHAVYARKVRTTLLSIVISLAIWSVAILASIPNIFFIQELNEDGSVKCAPYYQDNKATWKLFTNSNVNVLGLLIPLGTLIFCYSRIMKNLQRCVNRNKYKAMKLVFVVVVVFFLFWTPFNIALFLDSLRSLLIIDDCETSKSLDLSLQVTETISFIHCCLNPVIYAFVGEKFKKYLHEIFRKHARFLLICKDHNVFPSHYSISSMRTQSSRSSVIDPVL